The Bosea beijingensis genome contains the following window.
TCGTCACGGCGGAAGGGCGGGTCGTCGACGATCTCAACGGCGGCATCAGCCATAGCGAAAGCCAGGGCTACGGCCTGCTGCTGGCCTGCCTCGCCGACGATCGCGCCACCTTCGCCAGCATCTTCGCCTTCACCCGTACCGAGCTTCTGATCCGCGACGACGGGCTCGCGGCCTGGCGCTGGGACCCGAAGGCGAGCCCGCATGTCACCGACATTAACAATGCCAGCGACGGGGACCTGCTGATCGCAGATGCCCTCGCTTGCGCAGGCAGGCGCTGGAACATGCCGGCCCACAGCGCCGCCGCGCGCCAGATCGCGACCTCGCTCGCAAAGGTCGCGTTGCGGCAGCACACCGGCCAGACCTGGCTCATGCCGGGCGCTGTCGGCTTCTCGGAAAAGGACCGGGCCGACGGGCCGGTGATCAATCCGTCCTATTGGGTCTTTGAAGCCTTCCCGACCTTGGCGAAGCTGACCGGGGACCAGCGCTGGATGCAGGTCCAGGCCAGCGGCCTGAAGCTGCTCGACGATCTAGCCAAGCGGAAGATGCCGGCGCCGGAATGGCTCTCGATCAAGGCCGAGCCGAAGCCTGCGGAAGGTTTTCCACCCCAGTTCGGCTACAACGCCATCCGCATCCCGCTCTACCTGCTGCGCGCCGGGCTTGGCGACAAGGCACGGCTCGCCCCGTTCCGCCAGGTTTGGGCCGGTGGCACGGCGGTGGTCGATGTCGCCAGCGGCAAGCCGGTCGAGCCCTTGCAGGACGCGGGTTACCGCATCCTTTCCGCGGCCATGGCCTGCGCGCTCGACGGCACGCCGATCCCGGCCGAGCTCAAGGCCTTCCAACCCACCGCCTATTACCCGTCGACGCTGCATCTCCTGTCCCTCTCGATGCTGGGCGAGAGGTATCCGCAATGCCTGTGAAGCCTATCCTCATCGCTGCCGCCGTCTCGGGCCTCGCCTTCTACGCCCTTGGACGGTACGGCCATGACACGGTCTCGCGCGAACCCGCGCCGGCGATGATCCAGCCTGCCTTGGCGCAGGGGCCGCAACGGCCGCCGCAAGCTCTGGCCGAGGTCGCCCCGGCGCCGGTCGAGCCGGGGCAGAGCGGCGCACCGAACCGCCCGGCAACGACCCAGCCAACGCCGCCGAAAGTCGATGAAGCCGCCTTGCGTTATTTCGCGGCACAGGGCGATACCCGCCGCTACGAGGCGGAGCTCGCCCGGCTCAGGGCGCTCTATCCGGAATGGAAGCCTCCGACCGACCTCACCTCGCAGGGCCAGGCCGGCGACCCCGAGCTGGAGCGGATGTGGCGGCTCTTCGCCGAGGGCAAATACGGCGAGGTCCGTGCCGCGATCGCCCAGCGCGGCAGCGCCGATCCGAACTGGCGCGCGCCGGCCGATCTAGCCGCCCAGCTCGACACCACCGAAGCGCGGCAGCGCCTCGTCAACGCCTCGAACGCACGGCAATGGGAGCAGGTCATCCGGCTGGGTACCGAGACGCCGGCCATGCTGACCTGCGCCAGCGTCGATGCGCTCTGGCGCGTCGCCGAGGCCTTCATCCAGACCGGCAAGCCCGAGCGTGCGCGCGATGCCTATGCCTATGTCCTGACCAATTGCGCCAATCCGGCCGAGCGTACCGGCACGATGCAGAAGGCGCTCGCCACCCTGCCGGAAAACCTCGTCGAAGTCTTGCTGTCGCAGGAACAACAGAACGAGTTCGCGAGCATCCGCGACGAGATCGCGAGGCGCCATATCGGCAAGGCCGCCGACGATCAGACGCAGAAGGCGACGCCTGCCGAAATCCAGCGCATCGAGGCTCTGGCCAATGCGGCCTCGACGCCCGACGACGCCATCCTGCTCGGCTTCTACACGCTCCACCATGACGAGCCGGCCAAGGCCGCTGCCTGGTTCCAGACGGCGCTCGCGCGCAATGGCGGCGCCAAGGCGGCCGAGGGAGCTGTGCTCGCCTTGGGCGAGACCAGGAAATACCAGGAGGCCGAAACGCTCGGCGCGCAGTGGCTCGAAGCCGGCCCGGCCAATCGCAAGGCCTATCTCGACGCCATCACCGCGCTGCTCACCCAGGAGCCGCCACCGCGCCTGGACCGCGCCGTGATCGAGCGCATCGTGAAAGCCGTGGGGCAGGATAAATACGCAGCCGGCGCCGGGGCGCTCGGCTGGTATGCCTATAATGCCGGACAGATCGGCCCGGCGGGAACCTGGTTCGAAACGGCGCTCTCCTGGGATCGTGGCAATGAGCCGGCGGCTTACGGGCTGGCCCTGGTCCGCGAACGCCTGCGCGATCGGGTGGGCTTGCGCACCCTCGTTGCAGAATGGGGCAGCCGTTCGCAGAGGATCGCGGAGGTCCTCAATCCCCGGCGCGCGCGGGCGGCTCCCACAGCCGAGCAGCAGCGCAAAACACGTCAGACGCCAGCGGCGGAATCGGCCGATCGCCGACCAACACCCATCGTCAGGGCCGGCCGCGACGAGCCGATCGCACGTGATGCTGCCTCGGCTCCGGAGCCCGCGAGACGGTCGGACGCTCCCCGTGCAACTGGTGGCAATTGCGGAGGCGGTGGCTCAGGCGCCGCCGCCTTGCAGCGGGGCTGGTGCCTCCTCAATCTCAAGCGGCCGGTCGCGGCAGCCCAGGCTTTCGAAGCCGCGCGGCGCGACGGCAATGCGCAGGTCTCCTCCGATGCCGCTGCAGGTCTGGCTTATGCCAAGATGCAGCAGGGACTGACGACCGAAGCGACCGTAGCTGCCAGCGCCGCCAACCTGCCGCCGGCGCGCCGCAAGGAGCTGTCCACGCTGCTCCTCGCCGAACAATTCTATGCCCAGTATGACGCCAAGGATTTCAACGGCGCGCTCATCACCTTGTCGCAGCGCCGCCGCCTGGCGCCCGAGACGACCGACCTGATGCTGATGCGCGGGTGGTCCTATTACAATCTCGGCCGATACGGGGACGCCTCGCATATCTTCGAGACGCTGTACAAGGTCAACAAGTCGCCCGAGGCCCTGTCCGGCCTGACGGCGATCCGGGATGTCACCAAGCTCAACGCCCAGTGATCAGGACGCCCTGCGAAGCTCCGTGCCGACGATCGCTTATGGCGCTGGCACGGCCGCAGGGGACATGCGGAAAAGCCCCCCTGGTTTCGATCAGCGGGCTGATGTGGCGCCCCGGATGATGTCGACCGGGTTGAGCCGGGCCGGCACGTATCCGGCGGTGTTGGCCGAGACCAAAGCGAAACCGGCGGCGATCAGATAGTGCGATGATCCGAGACCAGTTTCTGGACCGCCGGACGGTAGAGTTTCCGGCCTTCGATCACGACGACAGGCTGGGTAAGCGGAGGAACATCCTTGCGGCGGATGCGGACTTGGAACTTGCCTCGATGTTTGCGGATCGTGGCCATGATTTCCCTCAGTGGTGCCAGATTGGGACCAAGCAAGAGAAATCACTGATACTCGGGGAGGGCCTGAGATCTACTAAATTAGCAATCTCAACGGTTTAGATTTGGCGCGCCCGACACGATTCGAACGTGTGACCTTTGCCTTCGGAGGGCAACGCTCTATCCAGCTGAGCTACGGGCGCTAACCGTGCAGGCTGGATAGCCGATCCCCGCCGCTTCGGCAATGCGGGATTTTGGATGAGGCGATGAGATTTCCGCGCTGGATATGGCTCTGTTGTGCCGATCGCCGCTCAGGGAGCTCGACAGGATATCAGGATACCTGGTCCATCAAAGGGTTCCGAAGATCCCGCGCTCCGCCTGGATCCGCCTTCGGTAGGCAACGCTCTCTCAGGCGCCGGCAGGATACTGAGTTTATCCGGCGCATGCGGACTTGGCACGAGACCTACTGCTGTGATCCGCTCGCGCTCAGGACACGCGCTACATTCGCCGACGTCGAGAAGACCGCGCGCCGCGGCCGATCGCTCTGCCACGACCCGCCTTCGGGCTTCAGTCGAAAAGCCTGCGCACGACGGCGGTGGTCACTCCCAATGTCGCGACTTGCGCAAAGGCTCTGACATAGTTGCCGGCATAGAAGCCCCGGATCATCTCGATGCGCGTCTTCAGCTCCTCGTCGAACTTGATCGCGAAACCATTCGCCAGCTTGCGAACGATCGTGCCGCGGACAGCGCGCCCGCCGATCGTGCAGATGACGGCCGTGCCCAGCGGTGCAGGAGGTTCGCCGCGCAGCCCAGCCCCGGTGATGGAAATGTCCGTCAGCCGCAGGATCAGGCTTTGCCCGGCACATTCGAGCATGACCGCCTCGTCCGTCGCGAAGCGCTCCGCCTTGCGGCGGCGTGGCTGTTCGATGCAGACGAAGCATACGATGATGAGGACAACGAGATTATACCAGCTCCAGGCGAAGGCCAGGCCTCCCGAAGTCAGGCTGTCGCCGCGCACATGGATCGCGAAGGCGTAGACCAGCCCTGCCAGGGTGAGGAGAATGATGCTGCCGTAGATCTTGACGAGCGGCCATTCGATGAAGCGCTGGCCCCGGTCGCCGCCTTTCGCTGTGACCTTGAATTTCTGGTTCCGGGGTCGCAACAGCCCGGTGAAGACCGCTTTCAGGATTGCCGGGGCCGCGATGAACTGGGACACGTCGGTCATGAAGACCAGCGAGCGACCGCGCGAAATCCAGCTCATGGTGACCGAGTGCCACAGGAAGAACGGCAGGAAATAGCCGAGCAGGTCGTAGAGATCGGCATCGACGGTATGGATGCCGAACAGCAGGTAGCCGACCGGGACGAGCAGTCCGAGCAGCTTCGCGATATAGACCGCAGTCCAGTTGAGGAATGTGTCCACCAATGACAGGCGGTCGATGAAGGTGAGGCTCGATGTGCGCGAGAATGGGCCGCTGCGCCCGCGCGTGATCTGCATGAAGCCCAGGCACCAGCGGCCGCGCTGCGTGATGTATTCCTTGAGGCCTTCGGGAGCGAGCCCGAGCGTGAGCGGCTCGTTCAGATAGGCGGTGGTGAAGCCTGTCTCCTTCAGCCGCAGTGTCAGCAGATAGTCTTCCGTGACGGAATCGGTCGGAAAGCCGCCGATCCGCATCAGCGGCTCGAAGCGTATGACCGACGAGGTGCCGCAGCAGAACGCCGCGCCCCAGGCATCCTTCGAGGCGAGCACGACATCGAAGAAGAAGCGCTGCTCGTCCGGCCAGACATGGGCGGCGGCGAGATTGGTCTGGATCGGGTCGGGGTTGATGAAATGCTGCGGCGTCTGCACCAGACCGACGCCGGGATCCCGGAACAGGCACAGCGCTCGCGACAGGAAATCCGGGAGCGGGACAAAATCCGCGTCCAGGATCGAGATGAACGCCGGAGGATCCGGCAGGGTCGCCAGATGCGCCAGAGCGTGATTGATGTTGCCGGCCTTGGCATGGCTGTTGTCCGGCCGGGTCAGATAGCGGCAACCCAGGCGCTGCGACAGCTCCTCGAGCCACGGCCGGCGCCCGTCGTCGAGCACCCAGACGCGGTAATTGCCGTGATTCATCCCGGTCGCGCCGATCATGGTGCGCTCGAGGATCGCCTCTTCCTCGTTGTAGGTGCAGATCAGGACGTCGACCAGCGGCGGCTCCAGGCTCGCGAGCCAAGCCTTGTTCGCCTCGACGTCTGTCGAACGGTTCCGTGTCCGGCACAGGAAGATCGAGGCCAGGATCGCCGCCAATAGCGACGCCGCTTCCGCTGCGAGGAAAATGCTGCCCGCCGCGAAATCGGCGGTCCAGCCGATCGGCGGCAGCGTCGACGTCACCCGCCAGTGGAAATAGCGCAGCAGCAGCAAGAGCCCGACGCCGACCATAAGCATACGCGATGGCGTCTGGTCATGCCTCAGCAACGGCGTGAGCATGACGGCAAGCCCGGCTGCGGCGAGGCCAGGCGCAAGCGCAGTCAGGAGATCTTGCGTCACGGAGCGGAAACCTGCTCGCCGAACACGACGCGGCCGGTGCGTCCCACGGCACAGACCTGTCCGGTGCCGAGGTCAGGCACGGAAACCGTAACCCGGTACGGTTCCTTGCTCAGCGCGGCGGGTTCGATCGCAAGATTCGCCGCTGCGGTGGCACGGCCAGTCAGGTTGACGACCTTGCCTTGCAGATCAGTGCCGCCATCGGCCGGAACGAAGCGGGCGGAGCTGCCGACCGAGAGGCGGTTATAGACGGATTCCGTGACATTCGCCGTCACGACCGCCGTCGAGCAATCGATCAACCGGGCGAGGTCCTGGCCGACGCGAACCTGTTCGCCGGGGGAGACCATGGCCTCCCAGATGCGTCCGGTGACCGGTAGCGTCATGGCGACGTCCGACTGGGCCTGATGGCGCGCACGTGTCGTGGCGAGCGCGGCTTCCAGCTGTTTCGTTTCCGCATCGAGGCCCGTCAGTTCCGAGCTGAGATCGGCGATGCGCTGGCGCATCTCGTCGCCGCGCTGCACCGAGCTCGGCCGGTCGTTGTAGCTGTCGCCGAGGAAGATGCGGTTGCGCGCGGCTGCAAGCTCGACGGTCGCGGCCGTGAGCCGATGGCGCGTCGAGGTTTCGGTCCCTGTCGCGATTGCGACCTCGCGCGACAGGCGGTCGAACTCTGCGGCCGTGACGTTCCCGGTCCGCGCCAATGTTTCGGCCCGGCCATAGGCGGCCGTCGCCTCCTCGCGTCTGGCGACGGCGACGCCGATCTGGCTTTCGAGCTCGGCCGCACGGGCGGTCAACTGCTCGATCCTGCCCAGCCTGAACGCCTCGGCCTGCCGGTCGAGATCAGCCTCGGCGCTCTGCGCACTTGCGAGCTTGCTGCTCATCGTCACCCGCTGGCTCGCCAGCCTGCCGAGGGCCTGCTCCAGCTCGTCGAGCCGGCCGCGATCAGCTCGCGGATTGACGATGCGGAGCAAGGTCGAGCCTTGCGCAAGAGCATCGGACGTTGCCAGTGCCGCCGTCGATGCGACGACCTCGCCCGCGATGGGCGAGCGCAGCGTCATCAGCCGTGCGTTGACTACGGCCTCGACGCTGGAGGTCTGAAGCAGCGTGCGCAACGGCACCAGCCCAAAAACGGCGACAACGGCCGCCCCCAGCATAACCTTTCCAGCTCGCCGGACGGCAGGCGTCAGCGCAGGCCGCCTGGCCGGCTGCTGCGCAACGCTTCCCGCCTCGGGCTTGGGTTCGCCGCCGTCGACATATTGTTTCAGTCTGCTCTGCAGGGCGCGGGCGTCCTGAGGCTCCGGACCACCGACAGACGTAACCGGAGAAGCAGCGTCGCGAGCCGCCGCCGCAGCTTGACGCGCTTTCGCGTTGCCGGCTTCAAAGCTTCTGGATTCCTTGGAGCGAAGACCTTGATGCGCCATCTGCTACGTCCCTGTTAGCGAACGGGACGATCGAGCAGAGCGCTTTCTGGAACCTTAAATCTGGGTCCCTAGCCAAACGAACGCAAGAATGAGGGAAACAAGAGATGAAGCGGTTCAGGCGGAATTGTTGAAGATATCATTAACCTAGCGCAGCTCGACAAGCTTGCTCGGCCCCTCAACCGCTCGTCGATCTCGAAGGAGCGGACGCTTGCATCGCGAAGTCGTGGAATAGTCGGTGTGGCACAATCCCCAAATTCAGAGGGGGTATGATCTCCGACACTGTCTGGCTCAACGGCCGTGGCGTGATTGTGCCGATGTTGATCGCTCGCTGCCTCGCATCGACGAAACTTTGAGTAATAGATTGAAATATAAGATATATTTTGAGGCGCTCTAAGCTGCGATTCCCCGCTTCGGAGGGCAACGCTCTATCCAGCTGAGCTACGGGCGCTAACCGTGCAGGCTGGACAGCCGATCCCCGCCGCTTCGGCAATGCGGGATTTTGGATGAGACGCAGTTCTCCGAAGGCAAAGGTCACACGTTCGAATCGTGTCGGGCGCGCCGCGGCTGTGGCAGGGCCGCCACGCAGGGATGGACAGCCTGTGCCTGCTGTCTATCCTCTTCATCCGTTTAGCAACATCGCGGGCCTCCCATGCGCACAGC
Protein-coding sequences here:
- a CDS encoding glycosyl hydrolase family 8 is translated as MRWTLAAMVATFLGLAPDVRAAVPADAWALYRQKFVTAEGRVVDDLNGGISHSESQGYGLLLACLADDRATFASIFAFTRTELLIRDDGLAAWRWDPKASPHVTDINNASDGDLLIADALACAGRRWNMPAHSAAARQIATSLAKVALRQHTGQTWLMPGAVGFSEKDRADGPVINPSYWVFEAFPTLAKLTGDQRWMQVQASGLKLLDDLAKRKMPAPEWLSIKAEPKPAEGFPPQFGYNAIRIPLYLLRAGLGDKARLAPFRQVWAGGTAVVDVASGKPVEPLQDAGYRILSAAMACALDGTPIPAELKAFQPTAYYPSTLHLLSLSMLGERYPQCL
- a CDS encoding glycosyltransferase, producing MLTPLLRHDQTPSRMLMVGVGLLLLLRYFHWRVTSTLPPIGWTADFAAGSIFLAAEAASLLAAILASIFLCRTRNRSTDVEANKAWLASLEPPLVDVLICTYNEEEAILERTMIGATGMNHGNYRVWVLDDGRRPWLEELSQRLGCRYLTRPDNSHAKAGNINHALAHLATLPDPPAFISILDADFVPLPDFLSRALCLFRDPGVGLVQTPQHFINPDPIQTNLAAAHVWPDEQRFFFDVVLASKDAWGAAFCCGTSSVIRFEPLMRIGGFPTDSVTEDYLLTLRLKETGFTTAYLNEPLTLGLAPEGLKEYITQRGRWCLGFMQITRGRSGPFSRTSSLTFIDRLSLVDTFLNWTAVYIAKLLGLLVPVGYLLFGIHTVDADLYDLLGYFLPFFLWHSVTMSWISRGRSLVFMTDVSQFIAAPAILKAVFTGLLRPRNQKFKVTAKGGDRGQRFIEWPLVKIYGSIILLTLAGLVYAFAIHVRGDSLTSGGLAFAWSWYNLVVLIIVCFVCIEQPRRRKAERFATDEAVMLECAGQSLILRLTDISITGAGLRGEPPAPLGTAVICTIGGRAVRGTIVRKLANGFAIKFDEELKTRIEMIRGFYAGNYVRAFAQVATLGVTTAVVRRLFD
- a CDS encoding HlyD family secretion protein: MLGAAVVAVFGLVPLRTLLQTSSVEAVVNARLMTLRSPIAGEVVASTAALATSDALAQGSTLLRIVNPRADRGRLDELEQALGRLASQRVTMSSKLASAQSAEADLDRQAEAFRLGRIEQLTARAAELESQIGVAVARREEATAAYGRAETLARTGNVTAAEFDRLSREVAIATGTETSTRHRLTAATVELAAARNRIFLGDSYNDRPSSVQRGDEMRQRIADLSSELTGLDAETKQLEAALATTRARHQAQSDVAMTLPVTGRIWEAMVSPGEQVRVGQDLARLIDCSTAVVTANVTESVYNRLSVGSSARFVPADGGTDLQGKVVNLTGRATAAANLAIEPAALSKEPYRVTVSVPDLGTGQVCAVGRTGRVVFGEQVSAP